In the genome of Streptomyces lydicus, the window CGGCCGGGGCTCCGGCAGCCCGGACGGTCCGCCTCCGCCGCCCTCCGCACCGCCCGCCCCGCCCGCCATGGGTGGCGCCGGTGGCGGTGGGGTGCATGCCGCGGCGACGATGCTCGCCGACGGTGCGTCGCTGCAGGCCGGTCTGGCGGGTGCCGGCGGTCCGGGTGCCCACGGCCCCGGCGGCGGTACCGGCGGCCCCGGTATGCCGCCGCCGTCCGGACCCGTCGCTCCGCCCCAGGCCCCGCCCGCCCCGCCCGCGCCTTCGCAGGGACCGCCCGGAGCGCAGCAGGGCCCCGGCGGCAGCGGCGCGTACGGCTCTCCGCAGGCGCCCGGCGGTCAGCCGACCGTCGGCCCCGGCTATATGGCCGTACTGAGCTATCGCGCGCCGGACGGCTCCGAGCAGAAGATCGTGCGCCGGTCGGCGCCCGGTACGCCGCATCCGGAGTGGCAGCTGCTGCACGAGCTGCGCGGGATGAACGTTCCCCCGCAGCAGGTGCTGGAGCTGCACACGGAGCTGGAGTGCTGCGATCTGCCGGGTGGATACTGCGCCCGGATGATCCGGGACACCTGGCCGCAGGTGCGGATCAGCCACACCGCCGCGTACGGCAGGGACCATGCCTCGCGCCAGCAGGGCGTACGGCACCTCGTCGAGCATCAGGGCGAGTTGCACCAGGTCGCGGACGGTCCGGCGCGGCCGGCGCCGGTGCGGGTGCCGTTGCCGCATCCCTCGCAGGTGCAGCCGGTGCCCCCGGTGCCGCCGCAGGCGGTCGGGCAGGAGCTGGAGCAGGCGTTCGGACCGCAGGGGATCTTCCGTTTCGATCAGCGGGCGGTCTCCCGGCACGGCGTGCCCGAGGTGGTGGCGCAGACGCTGGTGTGGTCCGGGCTGCCGGTCGACTTCGGGCCGTTCTTCTGGGCGCAGGCGCAGCCGGGCCGTCCGGTGCCGACGCTGGCGGAGCTGGCGGCGGAGCGGATGGTGCAGCCCGCCTCGGACGCCGGGTCGTACCTGGTGATGGGCAATGACTTCGGCCGTCAGCTGTGTGTGCAGTACGGGACCGCGCACATCGTGGCGGTGCCGATGGAGGCCGGCCTTGGCGGTGCGCCCGCGACGCCGCAGTTCGTGAACTCCGGTCTGCCGGAGTTCGTGCGCGCCCTGGCGATGCTGGGGCGGATGTGGCGGCTGCGGTACGGGCTGACGCCCGAGCAGGCGGGCCGCTGGACCGTCGACTTCCAGGCGCAGCTGGTCGCGCTGGACCCGCCGGCGCTGGGTTCGCCGGAGACCTGGTGGTCGGTGCTGCTGGAGCAGATGTGGGACGGGCTGCTGTAGGGGCGGTGGCGGCGCTCCCCCGGGGGCGCCGGGCTTTGCGGTAGGGCATGGCCAGGGCGTTCGACGAGCGGGACGGGTCGGGTGCCCCGACCATGCGTATATGGGCCGTCCGATACCCCCGTTGTCGCAGCCGTCGTCGTCGACGCCGGCGACGCGGTACCGGGCGGGGCGCCCGCGCTGGTGGCACCGGCGGCGGACGGCCGGGTCGCTGCGCGGACCGGGACCGCCCCGGCGCCGCTGGGCATGGCTCGTCTGGCTCCTGGTGTCGCTGCTGGTGCTGGCCGTGGTGGTGGTCGCGCTCGGGGCCTGGCTGTATGTCTCGGCGGGGCGGCAGCTGCGGCACAAGGACGCGCTGGCCGACTATCCGGGGCGGCCGCCCGCGGGCAGGGGCACGAATTGGCTGCTGGTCGGCTCGGACAGCCGCAGCGCGCTGACCCCGCGGCAGCGCAGGGAGCTGCACGTCGGCAACGACGAGGTGCGGAACACCGACACGATCATGGTGCTGCACTACGGCGGTCACGGACCGTCGCTGGTCAGCCTGCCGCGCGACAGCTATGTGCCGATACCGGGCCACGGCAGGCGCAAGATCAACGAGGCCTATGCGGACGGCGGGCCCCAGCTGCTCACCCGAACGGTGGAGCAGGCGACCGGGCTGCGGATGAACCACTATGCCGAGGTGAACTTCCTGGGGTTCGTGCAGGTCGTGGACGCCCTGGACGGTGTGCGGCTGTGTCTGGACAAGCCGCTGCGGGACGAGAAGTCGGGGGCCGACTTCGCGGCGGGCTGCCGTCGGATGAACGGCGCCCAGGCGCTGGCGTACGTACGGGCCCGCTACACCGACCCCGACGGTGACCTCGGACGGGTGAAGCGCCAGCGGCAATTGCTCGGTGCGGTTGCCGACGGGATGGCTTCCCAGGACGTCCTGCTCGATCCGTCCCGGCTGCAGCGGGTGCTGCACACCTCGCTGGCGGCGC includes:
- a CDS encoding LCP family protein; translation: MSLLVLAVVVVALGAWLYVSAGRQLRHKDALADYPGRPPAGRGTNWLLVGSDSRSALTPRQRRELHVGNDEVRNTDTIMVLHYGGHGPSLVSLPRDSYVPIPGHGRRKINEAYADGGPQLLTRTVEQATGLRMNHYAEVNFLGFVQVVDALDGVRLCLDKPLRDEKSGADFAAGCRRMNGAQALAYVRARYTDPDGDLGRVKRQRQLLGAVADGMASQDVLLDPSRLQRVLHTSLAALTVDQGADMARVLDMGWSMKQIAGGDGSATTVPVVRPGVDVSGVGSVLQWNETGARRLFQALRADDRIPTSGDK